Proteins from a genomic interval of Hemicordylus capensis ecotype Gifberg chromosome 14, rHemCap1.1.pri, whole genome shotgun sequence:
- the ATL3 gene encoding atlastin-3 isoform X1 translates to MSGGSPETVRAAESLRNLRDTKTGGDAMGHGNPGPVQIVLVHKEEHSFELDEKALSRVLLQDAIRDMDVVVVSVAGAFRKGKSFLLDFLLRYMYTQKAGGGANWLGDTDEPLTGFSWRGGSDPDTTGIQIWSEVFIVEKPNGKKVAVVLMDTQGAFDSQSTVKDCATIFALSTMTSSVQIYNLSQNIQEDDLQQLQLFTEYGRLAMDEIFLKPFQTLMFLVRDWSFPYEYPYGLDGGMRFLDKRLEVKSHQHEEIQNVRKHIHSCFTNVNCFLLPHPGLKVATSPNFDGRLNDIAEEFKDQLLQLIPFVLDSGQLLEKEINGSKVTCRGLLEYFRAYIKIYQGEDLPHPKSMLQATAEANNLAAVASAKDMYYTSMEKLCGGDKPYVAPDLLEEKHRLQSASALQHFQRIKKMGGKEFSQRYEEQLVQEMEDLFQDLAKHNQSKNIFNTFRTPAIIFSFIVSVYLGSGITGYLGLDFAAKLCNILVGLLLLALLAWSYIRYSGQYREVGVVIDTTAEFLLQKATSRGNNATQVPGPSTSSGATSNNKKTQ, encoded by the exons ATGAGTG GGGGCTCTCCGGAAACCGTGAGGGCGGCGGAGTCCTTGAGGAACCTCCGGGACACAAAGACAG GGGGCGATGCCATGGGGCACGGGAATCCTGGCCCGGTGCAGATCGTGCTGGTGCATAAGGAAGAGCACTCCTTTGAGCTGGACGAGAAGGCTCTGAGCCGTGTCCTTCTGCAGGATGCCATCCGCGACATGGACGTGGTGGTGGTGTCCGTGGCTGGTGCCTTCCGCAAGGGGAAATCGTTCCTCCTGGACTTCCTGCTGCGGTACATGTACACCCAG AAAGCAGGTGGTGGTGCAAACTGGTTGGGAGACACTGACGAACCCCTGACGGGCTTTTCCTGGCGCGGCGGCTCTGACCCCGACACCACCGGCATCCAGATCTGGAGCGAGGTGTTCATTGTGGAGAAGCCAAATGGGAAGAAG GTGGCGGTGGTGCTGATGGACACCCAGGGCGCCTTCGACAGCCAGTCGACCGTCAAGGACTGTGCCACCATCTTTGCCCTCAGCACCATGACGagctccgttcag atCTATAACTTGTCCCAGAATATCCAGGAAGACGACCTTCAGCAGCTGCAG CTCTTCACTGAATACGGGCGCTTAGCCATGGATGAAATCTTCCTCAAGCCATTCCAG ACTCTGATGTTCCTGGTCCGGGATTGGAGCTTTCCCTACGAGTATCCATATGGCCTGGATGGCGGCATGAGGTTCCTGGACAAGCGGCTGGAG GTGAAATCCCACCAGCATGAGGAAATCCAGAACGTCCGGAAACACATCCACTCCTGCTTCACCAATGTCAACTGTTTCCTCCTGCCGCACCCAGGCCTCAAGGTGGCCACCAGTCCAAACTTTGATGGGCGTCTGAATG ACATTGCAGAGGAATTCAAAGACCAGCTGCTGCAGTTGATTCCCTTTGTGTTGGATTCCGGCCAGCTTCTGGAGAAGGAGATCAACGGTTCGAAAGTTACCTGCCGGGGCCTGTTGGAATACTTCAGG GCTTACATCAAGATCTACCAGGGAGAAGATTTGCCTCACCCTAAGTCCATGTTGCAG GCCACTGCCGAAGCAAACAACTTGGCGGCTGTTGCGTCGGCCAAGGACATGTATTACACCAGCATGGAGAAG ctGTGCGGCGGAGACAAGCCCTACGTGGCACCGGATCTGCTGGAGGAGAAGCACCGGCTTCAGAGTGCCTCGGCCCTGCAGCACTTCCAGCGCATCAAGAAGATGGGCGGGAAGGAGTTCAGCCAGCGCTACGAGGAGCAGCTGGTGCAGGAGATGGAGGACCTCTTCCAGGACTTGGCCAAGCACAACCAGAGCAAGAACATCTTCAACACCTTCCGGACGCCCGCCATCATCTTCAGCTTCATCGTCTCGGTCTACCTGGGCTCTGGCATCACGGGCTACCTCGGCCTGGACTTCGCCGCCAAGCTCTGCAACATCCTGGTGGGCCTGCTCCTCCTGGCGCTCCTGGCCTGGAGCTACATCCGCTATTCGGGCCAGTACCGCGAAGTGGGCGTCGTCATCGACACCACGGCCGAGTTCCTGCTGCAGAAG GCCACATCCCGCGGGAACAATGCCACCCAGGTGCCGGGGCCCAGCACGTCCTCCGGGGCCACCTCCAACAACAAGAAAACGCAGTGA
- the ATL3 gene encoding atlastin-3 isoform X2 produces the protein MGHGNPGPVQIVLVHKEEHSFELDEKALSRVLLQDAIRDMDVVVVSVAGAFRKGKSFLLDFLLRYMYTQKAGGGANWLGDTDEPLTGFSWRGGSDPDTTGIQIWSEVFIVEKPNGKKVAVVLMDTQGAFDSQSTVKDCATIFALSTMTSSVQIYNLSQNIQEDDLQQLQLFTEYGRLAMDEIFLKPFQTLMFLVRDWSFPYEYPYGLDGGMRFLDKRLEVKSHQHEEIQNVRKHIHSCFTNVNCFLLPHPGLKVATSPNFDGRLNDIAEEFKDQLLQLIPFVLDSGQLLEKEINGSKVTCRGLLEYFRAYIKIYQGEDLPHPKSMLQATAEANNLAAVASAKDMYYTSMEKLCGGDKPYVAPDLLEEKHRLQSASALQHFQRIKKMGGKEFSQRYEEQLVQEMEDLFQDLAKHNQSKNIFNTFRTPAIIFSFIVSVYLGSGITGYLGLDFAAKLCNILVGLLLLALLAWSYIRYSGQYREVGVVIDTTAEFLLQKATSRGNNATQVPGPSTSSGATSNNKKTQ, from the exons ATGGGGCACGGGAATCCTGGCCCGGTGCAGATCGTGCTGGTGCATAAGGAAGAGCACTCCTTTGAGCTGGACGAGAAGGCTCTGAGCCGTGTCCTTCTGCAGGATGCCATCCGCGACATGGACGTGGTGGTGGTGTCCGTGGCTGGTGCCTTCCGCAAGGGGAAATCGTTCCTCCTGGACTTCCTGCTGCGGTACATGTACACCCAG AAAGCAGGTGGTGGTGCAAACTGGTTGGGAGACACTGACGAACCCCTGACGGGCTTTTCCTGGCGCGGCGGCTCTGACCCCGACACCACCGGCATCCAGATCTGGAGCGAGGTGTTCATTGTGGAGAAGCCAAATGGGAAGAAG GTGGCGGTGGTGCTGATGGACACCCAGGGCGCCTTCGACAGCCAGTCGACCGTCAAGGACTGTGCCACCATCTTTGCCCTCAGCACCATGACGagctccgttcag atCTATAACTTGTCCCAGAATATCCAGGAAGACGACCTTCAGCAGCTGCAG CTCTTCACTGAATACGGGCGCTTAGCCATGGATGAAATCTTCCTCAAGCCATTCCAG ACTCTGATGTTCCTGGTCCGGGATTGGAGCTTTCCCTACGAGTATCCATATGGCCTGGATGGCGGCATGAGGTTCCTGGACAAGCGGCTGGAG GTGAAATCCCACCAGCATGAGGAAATCCAGAACGTCCGGAAACACATCCACTCCTGCTTCACCAATGTCAACTGTTTCCTCCTGCCGCACCCAGGCCTCAAGGTGGCCACCAGTCCAAACTTTGATGGGCGTCTGAATG ACATTGCAGAGGAATTCAAAGACCAGCTGCTGCAGTTGATTCCCTTTGTGTTGGATTCCGGCCAGCTTCTGGAGAAGGAGATCAACGGTTCGAAAGTTACCTGCCGGGGCCTGTTGGAATACTTCAGG GCTTACATCAAGATCTACCAGGGAGAAGATTTGCCTCACCCTAAGTCCATGTTGCAG GCCACTGCCGAAGCAAACAACTTGGCGGCTGTTGCGTCGGCCAAGGACATGTATTACACCAGCATGGAGAAG ctGTGCGGCGGAGACAAGCCCTACGTGGCACCGGATCTGCTGGAGGAGAAGCACCGGCTTCAGAGTGCCTCGGCCCTGCAGCACTTCCAGCGCATCAAGAAGATGGGCGGGAAGGAGTTCAGCCAGCGCTACGAGGAGCAGCTGGTGCAGGAGATGGAGGACCTCTTCCAGGACTTGGCCAAGCACAACCAGAGCAAGAACATCTTCAACACCTTCCGGACGCCCGCCATCATCTTCAGCTTCATCGTCTCGGTCTACCTGGGCTCTGGCATCACGGGCTACCTCGGCCTGGACTTCGCCGCCAAGCTCTGCAACATCCTGGTGGGCCTGCTCCTCCTGGCGCTCCTGGCCTGGAGCTACATCCGCTATTCGGGCCAGTACCGCGAAGTGGGCGTCGTCATCGACACCACGGCCGAGTTCCTGCTGCAGAAG GCCACATCCCGCGGGAACAATGCCACCCAGGTGCCGGGGCCCAGCACGTCCTCCGGGGCCACCTCCAACAACAAGAAAACGCAGTGA